The sequence below is a genomic window from Streptomyces sp. NBC_00582.
AGTCGTGGAGGTAGTCGGCAACCTTGGGGTCGTCAGCGCCCTCGGCGACCGTGCGCCACTGCTCGCGCTTGCGGTGCCAGTAGACGAGGTCGGCGCCGGAGAGGACGAACTTGTCGCAGTTGTGGCAGTCCACGTTCCAGGGGCAGGCATCACCGTTGACGACAGGCTGGAAGGTGCAGAACCCGCCTTCGGCGGGGGTGGAACGGCGGGTGAGGTCGATCGCAAGGGCCTCGGCCTGTTCGCGGGTCATGTCCTCGCCGGCGGACAGGACCAGGCCCGGCTCCGCCGAGCCCGGTCCTGCGACCCAGACGGCGTTGAGAGCCTGTTCGAGCTTGGGATCGGTGTTCGCGAGGTGGACGTAGTGCTCGGCCATCGCGTCGGAGACCTGGCCGAGATAGCGCTTCACATGGGTGAGGTTCGCGCCGGCCTTGAGGAGGTTGGTCGCCAGGGTGTGGCGGGCCTGATGGGCGACGCAATGAGCGAGATCGAGGGTTGCCACCCAGTCACTGAAAAGGCTCTGGAACCATCCGTAGCTGACACTCTTGAGGAGTGACCGGTTGGTTCCGCGCCGAGGGAACAGGGCGATCTCCGACCGCTCCTGCGCGGTCGGCGGGCGGCCGTGCCGCTGGACGAACCGGGCGATGGTCTTGGCCTGGCGCTGCCCGATGGCCTGGAAGAGCCGCTCCGGGATGCGGATACCCTCGTCCATGTTCCCGACCTTGGTCTGGTCGTGCCAGAACATCGGCAAGCCCTTGTAGCGGCCGATGCACTCCAGCCTCACTTCGAGAACCTCCCCGCATCGGCGCCCGGTCAGTACCAGCGCTTCCCAGACCAGCCGCAACCCACGATCCTCGACATCCATGTCGTCAAAACGCTGCAGGTTGGCCCCGTTGGCCAGTGCTCGGGCCATCTCGTCGGAGAACGGCTTGCGGCGCCCGCCCCGGCTGTTCCCTCCGTGGGGAAGAGCCACGACGAACGCGTTGTCCACTCCGAGCTGGGACGCCCGGCCGTTCTCCATCGCCGCGCGCAGGACCTGCCGGGCTCCGTCGAACACCCGGCTGACGGTCGCAGCCTTGACCGTATTGGGTTCACCCGTGCGGACGTCGTGGATGGCCAGGGACTTCAGTCCGTGCGACGCCCTGTAGCGCTGGTCGACCACGAAATCGAGCATGTGCTGGCGCGTCAGGAACGAGGGGTTGTGGCCTCCCTCCGGAGCACGGCTCTCCAGGAAGGCGGACAACTCCATGCAGCCGCGCTTGGGGTTCGCGATCGGGGTGATGCTCCGCGGCGGATCGGTCAGCAGCCGGTTTTCGAGCCACTCCCAGAGAAGATCACGCAGCCACCGCTGCGACACCCCGGTCAGATCGACGTGGCCCGCGCTCTGCTTGAGCCGGACACCGAAGTGGTCCAGCTCGATGTAGCCGATCTCCTTCGTGTCCTCCCGCGTGAAGTAGAGCAACTGCAGATACCGGAGCATCCGCCTGGCGATCTTCGACACGTTGACGGAGTCCTGCCGGAACCGATCAAGATCAAGATCGGCCAGGGAGGAGACATCCTGAAGCCGGCAGTAGTTCACCACCCGCTGTACGAACGTCAACGGCCAGTGAGCCCCCTCGGTCGGGCCCTGGATGTGCTGAACAATCGTCCATTTGATCTCCGCCCGCACCAGCGGCCGCAGCCCGAGCAGGGAAAGCCTTCCGTCCATCCGCGCGATCGGGTTCTCCTGCACGCACCAGCGCTCGAACGCCGCGCGGTCCTCGTAGAGGGCCTCCGGCCGCTCCGCCGGCAGGTGCTTGCCGGCCGCACCCCCGCATCGGGCTCCACCCGGCAGGCCGGCCGCCTTGTAGCGAGACCCGTGCACAACGCAGAAGCCGAGCCACTGCGCCGCCGGGTCCGAGCAGGCGACCACCCGGCATTTCCCGAAGTCCGGATACGGCTCCCGGCCGATCAGGAACACATCGACGCCGTCGGGCCTGCCCTTCCGACGCTGGTAAGCCTGCCAGGAGACGAGGTTCTCCGTGTGCAGGTAGCAGAGCCCCTCGCCTCCATAGGCCAAGGCGTGAGGGCAGACCAGGCAGGGCGTCCGACCCCGTCCCCCACGCGGCTGCAGGGGTTGCGCCTGGTCCCTGAACCCGACGATGTCCCCGCCCGCCCGCTGCCACTCGCCCCATTCCCCGTCGTGGGT
It includes:
- a CDS encoding tyrosine-type recombinase/integrase, which translates into the protein MTTRLPLLPIVGVGSTSPTRTTTDRLELLETLIAAPRFDPVFRSDVITVGPDHPAFGWRCRVAGCERGRETTREFCSTHDGEWGEWQRAGGDIVGFRDQAQPLQPRGGRGRTPCLVCPHALAYGGEGLCYLHTENLVSWQAYQRRKGRPDGVDVFLIGREPYPDFGKCRVVACSDPAAQWLGFCVVHGSRYKAAGLPGGARCGGAAGKHLPAERPEALYEDRAAFERWCVQENPIARMDGRLSLLGLRPLVRAEIKWTIVQHIQGPTEGAHWPLTFVQRVVNYCRLQDVSSLADLDLDRFRQDSVNVSKIARRMLRYLQLLYFTREDTKEIGYIELDHFGVRLKQSAGHVDLTGVSQRWLRDLLWEWLENRLLTDPPRSITPIANPKRGCMELSAFLESRAPEGGHNPSFLTRQHMLDFVVDQRYRASHGLKSLAIHDVRTGEPNTVKAATVSRVFDGARQVLRAAMENGRASQLGVDNAFVVALPHGGNSRGGRRKPFSDEMARALANGANLQRFDDMDVEDRGLRLVWEALVLTGRRCGEVLEVRLECIGRYKGLPMFWHDQTKVGNMDEGIRIPERLFQAIGQRQAKTIARFVQRHGRPPTAQERSEIALFPRRGTNRSLLKSVSYGWFQSLFSDWVATLDLAHCVAHQARHTLATNLLKAGANLTHVKRYLGQVSDAMAEHYVHLANTDPKLEQALNAVWVAGPGSAEPGLVLSAGEDMTREQAEALAIDLTRRSTPAEGGFCTFQPVVNGDACPWNVDCHNCDKFVLSGADLVYWHRKREQWRTVAEGADDPKVADYLHDFFEPTARAIDGLEKALAAVGLLDEALTLDLRRPQDYFGRVWSTAFRAQELARHEAETDEEAA